Below is a genomic region from Litorilinea aerophila.
GGCCGCCAAAGGAGTTGAGCACCTGCCACCGGGCCTGATTCACATCCGGTTTGGCATAGCGCGCGACTAATTTTTGCCAGCCGGTGTAGGTGGCTCCGGCGGTGGGTTGGGGAGTTCGGGATGAATCTTTGATTGTTTGCTGCATTGTTTTCTTCTGCTTTCTGTCACTCTATTTGCCCAAAAAGAAAGGCCGCCGCTTCTCTTCGAGAGAACGGTGGCCTTTGACTTGCGGCAAAGGGGGGACCCAGGCTACTCTTCAGGAAACGTATATCTGACCTGCAGCATAGCTTACAATGGGCATTCTGTCAAAGGCAGAAGTTTTGCCGTATATTGCCCGGGTATTTCCCGCGCACCGGGGGCAACCGTGGCTGACGCTTTCTGTGCTATACTATAGCCCAGGTTATGCAAACTTCGGAATTCATGGGGTGCCAGATTGGGGTGCCCGATCGACCGAGACGAAAAAAACGAAAAAGAAGCGAAAACGAGCGTATCTATGCAGGAATTTCAACAAGTCTGTCTGATCAGCTTTGAAGGAGAAGTCATCCATCGCGGGAAGGGGACCCGACGCCTGTTCCAGCGCCGTACCCTGGAAAACCTCCGGCTGGCCATTCGCGAACACGGCTTTCAGGCGGAGGTGGTCCCCTCCTTTGCCAAGCTGGAGGTGCGGGGCACCTTTGACCCCCATGTGCTGGCCCGGGTTTTCGGCGTGAAGACCTGTGCCGTCGCCCTGCGCGCCCACATCCAGGACCTGGACGATGTGGTGGCTGCTGGGGAGGCCATCTGGCGGGATCGGGTGGCCGGAAAGACCTTCGGCGTCCGCTGTAAGCGGGTAGGGCGCCATCCATTTCGCTCCCAGGATGTGGCCGAAGTGTTGGGGGCCCGGCTCAACGCCTATGCTCGGGGGGTGAACCTGACCAATCCAGATATCTGGGTGGAGATTGAGGTGCGGGAGGAGCACGCTTACTTCGTGACTGAACGTATTCCCGGGCCCGGCGGCCTGCCCCTGGGCATTGGGGAGGATGCACTGGTCCTCTTCTCCGGCGGCCACGACTCGCCCGTGGCTGCCTGGCACCTGGCCCGGCGGGGCAACCAGCCCCACTTCCTGCACCTGGCCTTCGGCGGCCTGGCCGAAGCCCGGCCTGTGGTTCAGGTCGCCCAGCACCTGTACCGACACTGGCTGGTGGGGACGCGGCCCGTCTTCCGGGTGGCACCTTTTGCCCCGGTGGTGGCCGAATTGATCGAACATATTCCTTCAGCCCTGCGCCAGGTCGCCTTGCGGCGGGCCATGTACCAGGCCGGGGAATACCTGGCCCAAAAACTGGGCTGCCAGGCCCTGGTGACTGGCGAGGTACTCTCCCAGGCCACCAGCCAGACCCTGCACAACATCGCCATTGAAGAGGCCGGGATCGACCTGCCCATCCTGCGGCCGGTGCTCTCCCTGAGCAAGG
It encodes:
- a CDS encoding tRNA sulfurtransferase — encoded protein: MQEFQQVCLISFEGEVIHRGKGTRRLFQRRTLENLRLAIREHGFQAEVVPSFAKLEVRGTFDPHVLARVFGVKTCAVALRAHIQDLDDVVAAGEAIWRDRVAGKTFGVRCKRVGRHPFRSQDVAEVLGARLNAYARGVNLTNPDIWVEIEVREEHAYFVTERIPGPGGLPLGIGEDALVLFSGGHDSPVAAWHLARRGNQPHFLHLAFGGLAEARPVVQVAQHLYRHWLVGTRPVFRVAPFAPVVAELIEHIPSALRQVALRRAMYQAGEYLAQKLGCQALVTGEVLSQATSQTLHNIAIEEAGIDLPILRPVLSLSKEEIMQQAQAIGTYELSLQVNELCSIAQGPVSPRVKREEFFQAYAAVDPAVIHAAVDQAIEIDLNQPLEQLESLLEDDIPTIGHIPQDALVVSMLPEGTRLPQAIPMDRFEADEVTDNRPVILMCRYGLTSMGLAAELRRRGINAYSFDGGYERYRELQERSGAAEPRG